The following is a genomic window from Rhodoferax sp. PAMC 29310.
TCCAGGGCGATCAGAACTTCGAGTTGGCTCAGGGTCATGATGAAGGTTTACTCATTTGAGCGTGAGTGTATTTCTAACTATTCTCATCCAACAACGGAATTCCCCGCCCATTTCTCACTGTTTCACCATGACCCCTGCCAACGCGTCCCTCGCCCTGCCCGCCGCCCTACCGACCAACAGCCTCATGGGTATTTACCTGCGACTGAGTTGCGTGCCCATCATTTGGGGTGGCACCTTCATTGCCGGACGCATCGTGGCGGGCCACCTGCCGCCCGCGACGGCGGCCAGCATCCGGTATGTGTTTGCTACGCTGGCCTTGCTGGTGGCGTTGCAACTGTCACAAGGTCTGCGCGCGATGTTCCAGATCACCCGGCGCCAACTGCTGGGCACCATGGCGCTGGGCGCGACCGGCATCTTTGCGTACAACCTGTTCTTTTTTAACGCGTTGGCGCTCATGCCGGCCGGGCGCGCCTCGCTGATCGTGGCCCTCAACCCGGCGGTCACGCTGATGGTGGCCGCTGCGCTGATGGGTGAGCGGCTGTCCACCACGCGCTGGCTGGGCGTGGGCCTGGCGCTGGTGGGCGTTTGGGTGGTGGTGACCCGAGGGGACTTGTCGCAGTTGACGCAATCAATCGGGCGCGGCGAGTTGGCCATGTTTGGCGCGGTGTGCGCCTGGGCCGCCTACACGCTGCTGGGGCGCCGCCTGCTGCAAGGCTTGTCGCCACTGCTGGCCACGCTGTGGGCCTGCATCTGGGGCATGCTGTTTTTGATGGGCGTGGCCGTGCGTGAGCTGCCCACGCTGCAAGCGTCTGCCTTCACGGCGGAGGTGTGGCTCAGCTTGGCTTTTCTGGGCTTCATGGGCACGGCGCTGGCCTTTGTCTGGTACTACGAAGGCATTCGCCAACTGGGTGCGGCGCGCACGGTGGTGTTCAACAACCTGGTGCCGGTGTTTGCAGTGCTGATCAGCTGGCTGGTGCTGAGCGAGCCGGTGAACCCCAGCCTGATCGCCGGCGGCGCCATGGCCTTGGGCGGCGTGTTTCTGGTCAACCGCGTGCGTTAAACAGGGCTTGGCCGGTTGGGGTTGGTCTATGCTGCGCCTTGGCGTTCGGCCAGTTTTAACTTCCACATCCCATGACCATCGAGATATCCAAAGAGGCACAGACCCAGGCCATCCAATCCATAGAGCGCTACTTTTGCGAACACATGGACGAGCCCATTGGCAACATGGCGGCCGGGGGCTTGCTGGGTTTCTTTCTGGAAGAGCTGGGGCCGTTGGTGTACAACAAGGCGGTGTCCGACGTGCAAGACCGATTGCAGGCGCGCATCATGGAAGTGGACATTAAAGTCCATGAAGGCGAGCTTCAGTACTGGCACAAGCCCGGGCGCCAGCGCAAAGCCCGGTGACTCCAGTCAACCCAGCCAAGGCGGAACATCAAAATTGATAGCTACTCCCGAAGGCATGACGGGGGATAGAGTCCAATTTAACTTGGCAAAACCATGTACACCCCAAACACTTCAGCGAACCCGACACCGCCACCTTGCACGCGCTGAGGCAGGCTCAGCCGCTGGGCACATTGCGCGGCCATGTGGCGCGGGCCGATTCTGGGTCTGCGGGCAATGTATTTCCTGTTGGCCGCTGTGGCCAACAAGTTTCACCTGCTCAACTACGGGCTGGCGGTGATCCTGGTGTTTATTGGACCCAAGATGTGCCTGATCGACATTTACAAGATCCCGGTAGCCGTGTCGTTGGGCGTCGTAGTTGGCATTTTGTCGTTGACAATGCTACTGAGCGTGCGCAGTTCCAAAGCTTGGCCGAAGGCTTGCGCGATTTCTAAAGGGCTGGTTGCAACAATCGTTGCACCAGCGGGTGCTGCACCTTCTTTTCAGTTCCAATCGCGAAAAATTGCTCAGCAACCCCCTCGCACGGACCCAGGCGCCGCACCGCGTAATGCGACAGCAGATCGTCGTGCACCCATTCGGCGGCGGGAAATATTCCCATGCCGCTCGCCCCAAAGGTCTTGAGCAAGGCGCTGTCCTCAAACTCCCCCACTATGCGTGGGCGGATCGCACGTTGCTCAAACCATTGGTCCAGGCGGTCGCGCACCGCAGTGTGCGCCGTCGGTAGTAACACGGGCACATCGGCAAGGCTTTGCGGAAAATCTTTGCTCGCCGCCTCCACCAAACTCGGCGTGCCATACCAGCCAATGGTGGACGAGCCCATGTTGTGGTTATAGAGCTTGATATTGGGATTCACCGGTGCAGGCCGGTCTGACATCACGACATCCAGCCGGTGCAGCGCCAAGTCGCCCAGCAGGTCATCCAATTCGCCCTCATGGCACAGCATGCGCAAATGCGGCTCCGTGATCACGGGCAGCAACAGCCGGTGAACCACCAGTTTGGGCAGGCCGTCACAGATGCCAACCGCCAGACGCACCGTTGGTGCGCTCACGGCGTCACGCACACGCATCGGCAGACTCTCGCCGAGCTGGAAAATCAGGTCCGCCTGCTGCATAGCGGCCAATCCGGCCTCGGTCAGCACCAGGCCGCGTCCGGCCGGTTTGAGCAAGGCGTATCCCAGCGAACGCTCCAGTTCACGCACTTGGGCACTGACCGTTTGTACCGCCATGTCCAACTTTTCTGCAGCCCGCGAAATTCCGCCTTCTTTGGCAACCACCCAAAAGTAATACAGATGCTTGTAATTGAACGGCTGGGACATATTCAGGTTTTTAGGGAATATCGATTCGAAATTATCTGCTTTTTATGAATCAAACATGCCCCTATCGTCTGCACATCTTTCAACGACAGGAGAAACGCCATGAGAGTTGTTTTTGAATCCCGCGATGTCGACGGCGCGCAGATGCGCGACTTGTCTTTGGAGCGGGTGCGCTTCGCTCTGCGTCGCCTGACAACATTTGTGCCTAATGCAAAGGTGCAGTTCTCAGACGTCAACGGCCCTCGGGGCGGCGTAGACAAACGCTGCCAGCTTGAGCTGAAAACCGACACCGCCGGCACCGTAGTTATTGCCTCTCTCGCGCGGGACTGGCGAACCGCACTCGACCGTTCGCTGATCCGTGCCACCCGGGTTTTGACCCGCAGCCTGCAACGCACCCACAAACCCACACGCGGACGCGTTGCAAAACCTGCACTCGACACCGGGAGCGGCAACGCACTTTGATCCCACACAACGTCCATTCAACCCTTTCTGTTTTCCAATGAATAACCTCATCGCCCTGGATATCAAGTTTGGCGCGCTGGCACTGGCCATTTTCTATGCCACATGGCACGACTACAGGGCTGACAACCGGCGAGATGCCAAATTACTGACGGCCGTTGGCTCACTCGCCCTGGTCGGAACTGCAGTGGCATGGGCCCAATAGCCCTGTCCCAGCCTGCACAACCCGCAAAACATACCTACCCATTCCACGAAGGATCCAAATGAAATGCCCTAGCTGCCCTGACACAACCCTTGTGATGACGGACCGACAAGGTGTTGAAATCGACTATTGCCCCGCATGCCGCGGCATCTGGCTTGACCGCGGAGAACTCGACAAACTGTTGGACCGTGCGTCCACTGTTGCCACACCGGGCGCTGCGGTTTCTGCGCCAGCGGCCAAGAACAACTACCGACCCGACTTTGAAGACTCTGACTACCGCACGGGGCACGGGTACAAAAGAGAGCGCAAGAAATCCTGGTTGAACGAGATTTTTGACTGAACGTGAGGGCCTTGGTCGGGCTGGCGCCCACGGTGTGGGGACCCGCGTTGTCGGCGCGATAAACGGCGCGTTCGGTGCCAACAGCAATTCGTCGTTGACGGACCTCTCCCGAAACTCCGCTGTATTGGCCCTCTAAAGCCATTCGCTCCACGGGACCATGCGTTGGACATCAATGATCAACAGGTAACTGCTGGCACCAGTTGGCCGCGGTGTTGCGCGAACTGAAAGACGTCACCGGAGTTGCCCCATGTTGACCCTACTGGCTTTCTTCGGCCTGCTGTTTGCGGGCCTGCCGATCATGGGCGCCATCCTGGTCAGTGCGCAAACTTTGCCGCCTATCCTGGCGAAATTTGACCAACGTCATGCCCATGACCATCAGTCGCGTGATCGATTCCGGCGCCACGGCCCTCTCGCACTCGTGGGCTGATGCCGGCCGGGCGCGCCGCGCTGATGGGCAAGCGGCTGTCCACCACGCGCTGGCTGGGCGTGGGGCTGGCGCTGGTGGGCGTTTGGGTGGTGATGGCCCGAGGGGACTTGTCGCAGTTAACGCCGTCGGCCGGGTGGGTTTGATCTATGCTGCGCCTTGGCATTCGGCCAGTTTTAACTTCCACACCCCATGACCATCGAGATCTCCAAAGAGGAACAGACCCAGGCGATTCAATCCATTAAGCGCTACTTTCGCGAACACATGGACGAGCCCATTGGCAACATGGCGGCCGGGGGCTTGCTGGGTTTCTTTCTGGAAGAGTTGGGTCCGTTGGTGTACAACAAGGCGGTGTCCGACGTGCAAGACCGGCTTCAGGCGCGCATCACGGAAGTGGACATTGAGGTCCATGAAGACGAGTTTCAGTACTGGCACAAGCCCGGGCGCCAGCGCAAAGCCAAGTGATTTCAGCTTAACCAGTCGGAAATTACATCAAAATTGATAGCTGCTTCCGAAGGTATGACGCGAGCCAGAGGCCAATTTACCTTGGAAAAACTATGTACACCCCCAAACACTTCAATGAGCCTGACACCGCCACCTTGCATGCGCTGATGCGGGCGCAGCCGCTGGCCACACTCGTCACCCTGGCCAGCAGCGGACTGGACGCCAACCACCTGCCACTGCACCTCAGCACCGAGCCTCAGCCGCTGGGCACCTTGCGCGGCCATGTGGCGCGGGCCAACCCGCTGTGGAAAGATCTCTCGCCCGAGCTGGAGGTGTTGGCGGTGTTTCACGGGGTGCAGGCCTATGTGTCGCCCAACTGGTACCCCACCAAGGCCGAACATGGCAAGGCCGTACCCACCTGGAACTACGCCGTGGTTCACGCCCACGGCACGCTGAAGGTGATTGAAGACGCCAGCTGGCTGCGCGCCCACTTGAACGCCCTCACCGCCCACAACGAGGCCAGTCAGGCCCAGCCCTGGAAGCCGTCCGATGCGCCCGCGGACTACCTGGAGAAGATGATGTCGGCCATCATCGGCATCGAGATCACCATCACCCGCCTGTCGGGCAAATTCAAACTGAGCCAAAACCAGCCCGAATCCAACCAGATGGGTGCCTTGCACGGCCTGCGCGAAACTGGCCACCCCCCATCGCTGGCCATGGCGGCGTTGATGGAGCAGGTGTTGGGGACTGGCAAACAATCATCTTGACCGGGGTGTAAGAAACCGGGGCGGTGCGCGACTCATGCTGAGTCGCCCTGGCAACGCCAGGGGTTTCTCAACCCACCCCAAAGGATGACCATGAACATATTGCGGGGCCTTGCGGCCCTCACCCTCGCCGCCACCGTGACAGCCGCTAGCGCCGCCGACGGCCTGATTGCCCTCAAAAGCCCGGTAGACGCCAAGACCACCATGGACCGGGTCGAAGCCCAGGCTAAGCAACGCGGACTCAACATTTTTGCCCGCATCGACCACGCCGCTGGGGCCGCCAAAATTGGCAAAACCCTGCGCCCGACCGAGGTGTTGATCTTTGGCAACCCGCAGGGCGGCACGCCTTTCATGGAGTGCGCACAAACTATGGGCATTGACCTGCCTTTGAAAGCCCTGGTCTGGGAAGACGCGGCCGGCCAGGTGTGGCTGGGCTACAACGACCCCGCCTACCTGGCCCAACGCCACACCGTACCCGAGTGCGCCGTGGCCGGCAACATTGCCAAGGCACTGGCGGGTATTGCCCAAGCAGCGACTGCGCCTTAACCTCATTCGGGCGTGACATGACCCGGGCCGGTCAACCCCGTCACCGCCGGTTTGACTGCCCACTCCTCAAAATTCATAGCGCCCTGCGCAGGCTGGATGGGCGCTGAGGGTTAGTTC
Proteins encoded in this region:
- a CDS encoding DMT family transporter is translated as MTPANASLALPAALPTNSLMGIYLRLSCVPIIWGGTFIAGRIVAGHLPPATAASIRYVFATLALLVALQLSQGLRAMFQITRRQLLGTMALGATGIFAYNLFFFNALALMPAGRASLIVALNPAVTLMVAAALMGERLSTTRWLGVGLALVGVWVVVTRGDLSQLTQSIGRGELAMFGAVCAWAAYTLLGRRLLQGLSPLLATLWACIWGMLFLMGVAVRELPTLQASAFTAEVWLSLAFLGFMGTALAFVWYYEGIRQLGAARTVVFNNLVPVFAVLISWLVLSEPVNPSLIAGGAMALGGVFLVNRVR
- a CDS encoding DUF2164 domain-containing protein → MTIEISKEAQTQAIQSIERYFCEHMDEPIGNMAAGGLLGFFLEELGPLVYNKAVSDVQDRLQARIMEVDIKVHEGELQYWHKPGRQRKAR
- a CDS encoding LysR family transcriptional regulator; translated protein: MSQPFNYKHLYYFWVVAKEGGISRAAEKLDMAVQTVSAQVRELERSLGYALLKPAGRGLVLTEAGLAAMQQADLIFQLGESLPMRVRDAVSAPTVRLAVGICDGLPKLVVHRLLLPVITEPHLRMLCHEGELDDLLGDLALHRLDVVMSDRPAPVNPNIKLYNHNMGSSTIGWYGTPSLVEAASKDFPQSLADVPVLLPTAHTAVRDRLDQWFEQRAIRPRIVGEFEDSALLKTFGASGMGIFPAAEWVHDDLLSHYAVRRLGPCEGVAEQFFAIGTEKKVQHPLVQRLLQPAL
- a CDS encoding HPF/RaiA family ribosome-associated protein, which gives rise to MRVVFESRDVDGAQMRDLSLERVRFALRRLTTFVPNAKVQFSDVNGPRGGVDKRCQLELKTDTAGTVVIASLARDWRTALDRSLIRATRVLTRSLQRTHKPTRGRVAKPALDTGSGNAL
- a CDS encoding zf-TFIIB domain-containing protein translates to MKCPSCPDTTLVMTDRQGVEIDYCPACRGIWLDRGELDKLLDRASTVATPGAAVSAPAAKNNYRPDFEDSDYRTGHGYKRERKKSWLNEIFD
- a CDS encoding DUF2164 domain-containing protein gives rise to the protein MTIEISKEEQTQAIQSIKRYFREHMDEPIGNMAAGGLLGFFLEELGPLVYNKAVSDVQDRLQARITEVDIEVHEDEFQYWHKPGRQRKAK
- a CDS encoding FMN-binding negative transcriptional regulator; translated protein: MYTPKHFNEPDTATLHALMRAQPLATLVTLASSGLDANHLPLHLSTEPQPLGTLRGHVARANPLWKDLSPELEVLAVFHGVQAYVSPNWYPTKAEHGKAVPTWNYAVVHAHGTLKVIEDASWLRAHLNALTAHNEASQAQPWKPSDAPADYLEKMMSAIIGIEITITRLSGKFKLSQNQPESNQMGALHGLRETGHPPSLAMAALMEQVLGTGKQSS
- a CDS encoding DUF302 domain-containing protein gives rise to the protein MNILRGLAALTLAATVTAASAADGLIALKSPVDAKTTMDRVEAQAKQRGLNIFARIDHAAGAAKIGKTLRPTEVLIFGNPQGGTPFMECAQTMGIDLPLKALVWEDAAGQVWLGYNDPAYLAQRHTVPECAVAGNIAKALAGIAQAATAP